From the genome of Acipenser ruthenus chromosome 14, fAciRut3.2 maternal haplotype, whole genome shotgun sequence, one region includes:
- the tmtc3 gene encoding protein O-mannosyl-transferase TMTC3 isoform X2: MAEMTWKEIVLVVGVVVACYWNSLFCGFVFDDVSAILDNKDLRPSTPLMNLFRNDFWGTPMTEERSHKSYRPLTVLTFRINYVFSELSAKSYHLLNLVLHAVVCLIFLQVCRLFLDQKSSLVAALLFAVHPIHTEAFTLPHLWDTVLRILRGKDGLPYSLLQTLLKLIVLMFSTLLLVIVRVQVIQSQLPVFTRFDNPAAVSQTPARQLTFNYLLPVNAWLLLNPSELCCDWTMGTIPLVESLLDMRNLVTIAFYSVLGLMVHHGVRYSVDSSKTVIMALSLIVLPFIPASNLFFPVGFVIAERVLYVPSMGFCILVAHGWRKTTKSRNLKKLSWIGMAILLATHAVKTVNRNWDWESEYTLFMSALKVNKNNAKLWNNVGHALENQNNYERALKYFLQATRVQPDDIGAHMNVGRTYKNLNQTKEAEDAYMIAKSLMPQIIPGKKYATRVAPNHLNVYINLANLIRANESRLEEADQLYRQAISMRPDFKQAYISRGELLLKMKKPLEARDAYLRALELDRTNADLWYNLAIVNIEMKEPSEALKNFNQALELNTKHKLALFNSALLMQESGDARLRPEAKQRFLIYVEQDPEDANGYFNLGMLAMDDNKNEEAERWMKKAIKMQLGFRSALFNLALLYSQTGRELDALPVLNELLVHYPEHVKGLILKGDILMNHKKDTKGAKECFERILQMDPNNVQGKHNLCVVYFEERDLLKAERCLVETLALAPHEEYIHRHLSIVRGKIAALSAGGQQVSLADGAPSPAVEGKKAPLEKGKINKNAQKTSPAKKPSESEEQSKKLLEESQPDKRTKTKSTKEMKEIEKKRAAALKRLEEIERILSGD, from the exons ATGGCAGAAATGACCTGGAAGGAGATAGTCCTGGTGGTTGGTGTGGTCGTGGCCTGTTACTGGAACAGTTTGTTCTGTGGCTTTGTTTTTGACGATGTCTCCGCTATTCTGGATAACAAAGACCTGCGACCCTCTACGCCACTGATGAACCTGTTCCGCAATGATTTCTGGGGGACCCCTATGACTGAG GAAAGGAGCCACAAGTCTTATCGACCTCTGACAGTCCTCACGTTTCGAATAAACTACGTATTCAGTGAGCTCAGTGCAAAGTCATACCATCTCCTGAACCTGGTTCTTCATGCAGTGGTCTGTTTAATATTCCTGCAGGTGTGCAGGCTTTTTTTGGACCAGAAGTCAAGCTTGGTAGCAGCCTTGCTTTTTGCTGTTCATCCAATACACACAGAAGCA tttaCCTTGCCTCATCTGTGGGACACAGTGTTAAGGATTCTTCGAGGAAAAGATGGTCTTCCATATTCATTGCTGCAGACTTTATTGAAGCTCATTGTTCTTATGTTTAGCACTTTACTGTTGGTCATTGTTAGGGTACAGGTTATTCAGTCGCAGCTACCCGTCTTTACCAG ATTTGATAATCCTGCAGCAGTTAGCCAGACTCCTGCAAGGCAGCTCACTTTTAACTACCTGCTGCCCGTGAATGCATGGCTGCTCCTGAACCCATCAGAGCTGTGTTGTGATTGGACAATGGGGACTATTCCACTTGTGGAGTCTTTATTGGATATGAGAAACCTTGTCACAATCGCCTTCTACTCTGTCTTGGGACTGATGGTGCATCACGGTGTCCGATATTCTGTGGACTCTTCCAAAACTGTCATTATG gcacTGTCTTTAATTGTGCTGCCATTTATTCCTGCATCAAATCTGTTCTTCCCGGTGGGATTTGTGATTGCGGAAAGAGTCCTCTATGTACCCAGCATGGGCTTCTGCATTTTAGTGGCACATGGATGGAGAAAAACCACTAAGAGCCG TAATCTGAAAAAACTCTCTTGGATTGGTATGGCAATTCTCCTTGCTACTCATGCAGTCAAAACAGTTAATAGAAATTGGGACTGGGAATCTGAATACACGCTGTTCATGTCTGCATTAAAG GTCAATAAAAACAATGCCAAGCTTTGGAATAATGTGGGCCATGCTTTGGAGAACCAGAACAATTATGAAAGagctttaaaatattttctacaggCTACAAGGGTTCAGCCAG ATGACATAGGTGCCCACATGAATGTAGGAAGAACATATAAAAACCTAAATCAAACCAAAGAAGCTGAGGACGCCTACATGATTGCAAAATCTCTCATGCCACAG ATCATCCCAGGCAAGAAATATGCAACCCGTGTTGCCCCCAACCATCTAAATGTCTACATAAACCTTGCAAACTTAATTCGTGCAAATGAATCACGTCTAGAAGAAGCTGACCAGCTGTACCGGCAAGCTATCAGTATGAGACCAGACTTCAAACAGGCTTACATCAGCAG AGGAGAACTGCTACTGAAGATGAAAAAGCCATTGGAAGCAAGAGATGCCTATCTGAGAGCCTTGGAGTTGGACAGAACGAACGCAGACCTGTGGTACAACCTGGCTATTGTTAACATTGAAATGAAGGAGCCGTCGGAAGCTCTGAAAAATTTCAACCAGGCATTAGAACTGAACACCAAGCATAAACTAGCACTCTTCAATTCTGCTCTGTTGATGCAGGAGTCTG gTGATGCTAGACTCAGACCAGAGGCCAAACAAAGATTTCTAATCTATGTCGAGCAAGACCCTGAAGATGCAAACGGGTACTTTAACCTTGGCATGCTTGCCATGGATGACAATAAGAATGAAGAGGCAGAACGGTGGATGAAAAAGGCCATAAAGATGCAATTAGGCTTTAGGAGTGCACTGTTTAATCTGGCCCTTCTCTATTCTCAGACCGGTAGGGAGCTGGACGCCTTACCTGTTCTGAATGAGTTGTTAGTACACTATCCTGAACATGTTAAAGGCCTGATCCTCAAAGGTGACATCCTGATGAATCACAAAAAGGACACCAAAGGGGCCAAGGAATGTTTTGAGAGGATTCTCCAAATGGACCCCAACAACGTTCAAGGGAAACACAACCTCTGTGTGGTGTATTTCGAAGAGCGTGACCTCCTGAAGGCTGAGAGGTGCCTGGTGGAGACCCTGGCCCTAGCACCCCATGAAGAGTACATCCACAGGCACTTGAGCATAGTCCGGGGGAAAATTGCAGCTCTGAGTGCTGGAGGCCAGCAGGTATCTCTGGCAGATGGTGCTCCAAGCCCAGCAGTGGAGGGAAAAAAAGCTCCACTGGAAAAGGGAAAGATTAACAAGAATGCACAGAAAACCTCCCCTGCTAAAAAGCCCAGTGAGAGCGAAGAACAATCAAAGAAACTGCTGGAGGAAAGCCAACCTGATAAGAGGACTAAAACCAAATCTACCAAGGAAATGAAGGAGATTGAAAAGAAAAGGGCTGCTGCCTTGAAGAGACTGGAAGAGATTGAACGTATTTTAAGTGGCGATTAA
- the tmtc3 gene encoding protein O-mannosyl-transferase TMTC3 isoform X1, which produces MAEMTWKEIVLVVGVVVACYWNSLFCGFVFDDVSAILDNKDLRPSTPLMNLFRNDFWGTPMTEERSHKSYRPLTVLTFRINYVFSELSAKSYHLLNLVLHAVVCLIFLQVCRLFLDQKSSLVAALLFAVHPIHTEAVTGVVGRAELLSSIFLLAAFLSYTKSKSPDNSIVWTPIALTVILVAVATLCKEQGITVIGICCVYEVFVAQGFTLPHLWDTVLRILRGKDGLPYSLLQTLLKLIVLMFSTLLLVIVRVQVIQSQLPVFTRFDNPAAVSQTPARQLTFNYLLPVNAWLLLNPSELCCDWTMGTIPLVESLLDMRNLVTIAFYSVLGLMVHHGVRYSVDSSKTVIMALSLIVLPFIPASNLFFPVGFVIAERVLYVPSMGFCILVAHGWRKTTKSRNLKKLSWIGMAILLATHAVKTVNRNWDWESEYTLFMSALKVNKNNAKLWNNVGHALENQNNYERALKYFLQATRVQPDDIGAHMNVGRTYKNLNQTKEAEDAYMIAKSLMPQIIPGKKYATRVAPNHLNVYINLANLIRANESRLEEADQLYRQAISMRPDFKQAYISRGELLLKMKKPLEARDAYLRALELDRTNADLWYNLAIVNIEMKEPSEALKNFNQALELNTKHKLALFNSALLMQESGDARLRPEAKQRFLIYVEQDPEDANGYFNLGMLAMDDNKNEEAERWMKKAIKMQLGFRSALFNLALLYSQTGRELDALPVLNELLVHYPEHVKGLILKGDILMNHKKDTKGAKECFERILQMDPNNVQGKHNLCVVYFEERDLLKAERCLVETLALAPHEEYIHRHLSIVRGKIAALSAGGQQVSLADGAPSPAVEGKKAPLEKGKINKNAQKTSPAKKPSESEEQSKKLLEESQPDKRTKTKSTKEMKEIEKKRAAALKRLEEIERILSGD; this is translated from the exons ATGGCAGAAATGACCTGGAAGGAGATAGTCCTGGTGGTTGGTGTGGTCGTGGCCTGTTACTGGAACAGTTTGTTCTGTGGCTTTGTTTTTGACGATGTCTCCGCTATTCTGGATAACAAAGACCTGCGACCCTCTACGCCACTGATGAACCTGTTCCGCAATGATTTCTGGGGGACCCCTATGACTGAG GAAAGGAGCCACAAGTCTTATCGACCTCTGACAGTCCTCACGTTTCGAATAAACTACGTATTCAGTGAGCTCAGTGCAAAGTCATACCATCTCCTGAACCTGGTTCTTCATGCAGTGGTCTGTTTAATATTCCTGCAGGTGTGCAGGCTTTTTTTGGACCAGAAGTCAAGCTTGGTAGCAGCCTTGCTTTTTGCTGTTCATCCAATACACACAGAAGCA gtTACTGGTGTAGTCGGTAGAGCTGAACTTTTATCATCTATATTTTTATTAGCTGCATTTCTGTCCTATACCAAATCCAAAAGCCCCGACAATTCAATTG TTTGGACTCCCATTGCATTAACTGTGATTTTAGTTGCTGTTGCAACATTATGCAAGGAGCAGGGGATAACTGTCATTGGAATATGCTGTGTCTATGAAGTATTTGTAGCTCAAGGG tttaCCTTGCCTCATCTGTGGGACACAGTGTTAAGGATTCTTCGAGGAAAAGATGGTCTTCCATATTCATTGCTGCAGACTTTATTGAAGCTCATTGTTCTTATGTTTAGCACTTTACTGTTGGTCATTGTTAGGGTACAGGTTATTCAGTCGCAGCTACCCGTCTTTACCAG ATTTGATAATCCTGCAGCAGTTAGCCAGACTCCTGCAAGGCAGCTCACTTTTAACTACCTGCTGCCCGTGAATGCATGGCTGCTCCTGAACCCATCAGAGCTGTGTTGTGATTGGACAATGGGGACTATTCCACTTGTGGAGTCTTTATTGGATATGAGAAACCTTGTCACAATCGCCTTCTACTCTGTCTTGGGACTGATGGTGCATCACGGTGTCCGATATTCTGTGGACTCTTCCAAAACTGTCATTATG gcacTGTCTTTAATTGTGCTGCCATTTATTCCTGCATCAAATCTGTTCTTCCCGGTGGGATTTGTGATTGCGGAAAGAGTCCTCTATGTACCCAGCATGGGCTTCTGCATTTTAGTGGCACATGGATGGAGAAAAACCACTAAGAGCCG TAATCTGAAAAAACTCTCTTGGATTGGTATGGCAATTCTCCTTGCTACTCATGCAGTCAAAACAGTTAATAGAAATTGGGACTGGGAATCTGAATACACGCTGTTCATGTCTGCATTAAAG GTCAATAAAAACAATGCCAAGCTTTGGAATAATGTGGGCCATGCTTTGGAGAACCAGAACAATTATGAAAGagctttaaaatattttctacaggCTACAAGGGTTCAGCCAG ATGACATAGGTGCCCACATGAATGTAGGAAGAACATATAAAAACCTAAATCAAACCAAAGAAGCTGAGGACGCCTACATGATTGCAAAATCTCTCATGCCACAG ATCATCCCAGGCAAGAAATATGCAACCCGTGTTGCCCCCAACCATCTAAATGTCTACATAAACCTTGCAAACTTAATTCGTGCAAATGAATCACGTCTAGAAGAAGCTGACCAGCTGTACCGGCAAGCTATCAGTATGAGACCAGACTTCAAACAGGCTTACATCAGCAG AGGAGAACTGCTACTGAAGATGAAAAAGCCATTGGAAGCAAGAGATGCCTATCTGAGAGCCTTGGAGTTGGACAGAACGAACGCAGACCTGTGGTACAACCTGGCTATTGTTAACATTGAAATGAAGGAGCCGTCGGAAGCTCTGAAAAATTTCAACCAGGCATTAGAACTGAACACCAAGCATAAACTAGCACTCTTCAATTCTGCTCTGTTGATGCAGGAGTCTG gTGATGCTAGACTCAGACCAGAGGCCAAACAAAGATTTCTAATCTATGTCGAGCAAGACCCTGAAGATGCAAACGGGTACTTTAACCTTGGCATGCTTGCCATGGATGACAATAAGAATGAAGAGGCAGAACGGTGGATGAAAAAGGCCATAAAGATGCAATTAGGCTTTAGGAGTGCACTGTTTAATCTGGCCCTTCTCTATTCTCAGACCGGTAGGGAGCTGGACGCCTTACCTGTTCTGAATGAGTTGTTAGTACACTATCCTGAACATGTTAAAGGCCTGATCCTCAAAGGTGACATCCTGATGAATCACAAAAAGGACACCAAAGGGGCCAAGGAATGTTTTGAGAGGATTCTCCAAATGGACCCCAACAACGTTCAAGGGAAACACAACCTCTGTGTGGTGTATTTCGAAGAGCGTGACCTCCTGAAGGCTGAGAGGTGCCTGGTGGAGACCCTGGCCCTAGCACCCCATGAAGAGTACATCCACAGGCACTTGAGCATAGTCCGGGGGAAAATTGCAGCTCTGAGTGCTGGAGGCCAGCAGGTATCTCTGGCAGATGGTGCTCCAAGCCCAGCAGTGGAGGGAAAAAAAGCTCCACTGGAAAAGGGAAAGATTAACAAGAATGCACAGAAAACCTCCCCTGCTAAAAAGCCCAGTGAGAGCGAAGAACAATCAAAGAAACTGCTGGAGGAAAGCCAACCTGATAAGAGGACTAAAACCAAATCTACCAAGGAAATGAAGGAGATTGAAAAGAAAAGGGCTGCTGCCTTGAAGAGACTGGAAGAGATTGAACGTATTTTAAGTGGCGATTAA